One Conger conger chromosome 7, fConCon1.1, whole genome shotgun sequence genomic window, gcataataaattaatttgacaATTCAGTTGATGTAAAACGGTCTTTGCTCGTTCTAGTTCTTGTTAAACATTCCAGTGGCAGTGCATTTTATCAGAACAGGAAAGATGCTTGAAGGCAAATACTTCACGCCAAGccaaatgtgtatttttatgcCAAAAGGGATTTTGCTTCTGAACTTCTGAATGTGGTCCAACCGAGCACATTTACATGGTATAACCAGCGTTTCTTGGGTATATTGGCTGTTTTATTACTGTGTAACCTGCCTGATACTCTCAGCATGTGGAATGAAATGGATCTTTCAGTTTCCTTTTTGACTTTTGAGGGATGTTCTTCTATGAAACTGCATTATGTTGAATCCTAGTACTGCGTCAAAACAGTTCAAGAATCTTCCAGAAGCCTTACCCCATCTGAGTTTGCGGTGTGCACATCTTTTTCCCAGTTGAAAATGTTTACAGGAAATACTCTACCGTTGAAAATACAGAGAGAATTGCAAATGATTGATGTTTCAAACACAGTTTGCTTACATAGACATAATTGTGCCTATTAGATCTCAAAAGAATGTGGCTTTTTCTGGAACTTAATagccagaacaggaatatttcAACTGGGGATTGACCAAGATAAGAGACCGAAGCACACCATTTGCATTGAATTTATTGCCAATTTGGACGGGTCTGAGTTAGCAGGGAGCGCTAGTAAAACGCCTTGGGTTGTGCGTCTGGAGTCAACACTGTCAGATTGCCTCTGGCGTCCTGGTCTTTCTCTATGGCTTCAAAAAGAGACTGGAAGTTCCCTGCCCCAAAGCCCTGGAAGGGTGAAAAAGACAATTAACTTTGAATTATTAGGGGTTTTCTTTCAAGCCATTTCACTTATTACTGAACATGTGGAATGTCTCGTATTTTACTGAAGCTTGTTCTGACAGGAATTATTTTTATAACACCTCGTTGGTATTAGGAAAAGAAATTGCCCAAAGCAACTTGTGTCTTTAACCAAAGTCCTCAAAGATCTACGAGATATTTTCAAACTTTGCTCCCTAGTGATTTTGTATTATAAGACAGAATTACAGTGAAGGATGGCTTCAAACAAGCAGTTTTATAGTGTGCCTTTGCAGTGGATGGTTAATCCAATCATGGATGATAGATAATGCGCTTTTTCCCTCACAAATTTTAGGTCACTGTGTTTCTGGAGTCGCTCGTCTTACAGAAAGAACATGGacgcccatccacacactcattcacaggCCTGTGCAGGGACTGTGGGAAGGCTAGCAGCAATTGGAGAGGCCCACCTCTCCCTGAGTACATTTTTGATACTACAGGCAGTTAGGAGTTGGTGGATAGGCGGCTAAGCCTCAGCCATGAATGTGTGTAGATCATATTATTCGGGTTATTGACATGATTCTCTCAAGGCGAGCATGAATGAACGATGTCATATCCTTCATCTAACATAACTCTTTTCACGGTAGAGTGGTAAGAGTTATGCTATTCATTAATTATTAGAAACTGTCCACAGTAAATGCAGTGAGGTCtgttagtatttggacagtaatacaaatgtaATTCCTTCATGGTTCACGCTATATGAATGTAAATCCCCTGAAATGAAAGCTGTACactaggaattacagccctttgaaattgtgtcactgtccaaatacttatgtacCTGTGTAGGGAACCTTGTTGTGTAGGGCCATAATAGAGGTTCCTAGCATACATACAAAGTGATTGTGTCGCTGAATAACTTCCAGAAAGAGAGTAGGTCGGTCTTGTACGGGTTTGGTGAAGATCTGGAGAAGGTAGCCCTTGTCATCAAAATCCACCAAGATTTTCAGTTCCTGAATATGGATGGAAAAGGTTGAGACCCTGAAGATGCACAGTGCTCATTGGAATTAGTCTTGAGGGGCATATGCCCCCCAGTTTTACACCAAAATACAGAAAGACCGAAGCCAGCAGAACATATCTTCAATATCAATTGCTGGATCGGAAACTGATGAGACAAATGTttgttcaaatgtatttttctagtgAAGTGCCTTTTAGAAGGTGATTAGCTAACCATTAAACAAGCCACGCCTATACTAAGCCACAAATATATTGTATGCCAAACTGAATTGGGGGTTTGTTTGTCAACTATCAGGCTTAATACTGTTATGACAATGGTGTAATCATCAAATGGAGATATGTTCAAGCTAAATCAAGCTATTTTAAacattgtatatttttgaaTGGCTAACACTTTATCATGTTTATTTCCTGGGAAATTTGTCGTTGAACTAATAAAGCTGACAGGTAGAATCATGTATTCAGAAATATTTCCTTTGGTATGAACAGTCAAAAACAGATCCCATCAGTGTGAATAAACCAAAGCGGCACTTTTGTAATGTTGCTCACCTGCAGTTTGTTGATGTCTTCCTTCACTTTGATCTTTGCCGTCTTGAGCTTCTCGCGTAGGGAGCTGTAGTAAGAGTCAGGAGCTGCCAGGAACTCCATCCCACGATTTTTCAGGTTGATAACCTGAGAGGAAAGTAGACTGAGTCAGAGATTTCTAGGGAAAACCATTTAGCATTATCCTATTGAGATAGTTGCCTGTGCTGTTAAATGGTGGATATGCTGGTCAGCTACCaactaaaaaaacaatacagttattgacataaccTATATTTTCCAACAGGtctaaagcagtgtgctttattaatgattcaatggaatcaaccaaagttttacatttcccccaaaaaaacattggcacccctggtttaacaaaacacatttggagggatttttgcctccccccatcctccctcagttcagaccacaggttgtTCATGGGATTTAACTCTGGTCTGAAGACTGAGAGACAATCTACCTTAGACCAAGTcgcagcttcctagcagaggcaaccagattttctgccaagagttcctggtactttgttgaatacATTGTGCTGTATCttaatagtgcccctggaccactggaaGCAAGACATCGCCAAAATATCTATATTTGACAGAAGGTATGActtgcttctccttgtatgcattcaattttgccgccaaacatgctAATGGTGCTTATGGCCACAACGTTCCATTTTGTGAATGGTTccagtgaatggtaaatggttggcatttatatagcgcctttatccaaagcgccgtacaattgatgcttctcattcaccctttcatacacacactcacacaccaatggtgattggctgccatgcaaggcgctgagcGGCTCATCAGGAGCCAggaggtgtcttgcccagggacacttcgacacagcccaggcgggggatcgaaccggcaaccctccgactgccagacaactgctcttactgcctgagccatgtcgccccagtgaGGTTTagcaaactgaagatgcttggttttgtttattgttctcaATAAGGGCCATctttgctggttgaccagttcagaggAGCTCCcatcttgacatggtttgaccagctcaagctgttttcAAACATCAGCTCAGACCTGcttccagcactagctggttggccagctcatatgcagctagaccagctttatgaccagcttggccattctggttaaccagctcatacccaactagaccagttATGCCACGCTTGACCAGCTGAATTTTCAAGttagcatagctggattttacaccagggcagggAAGGAACTCGGTTCGCTGATGGCTGACTCACTGCTTTGATGATGTCTGAGGTGTTGAGAGCGATGTGCTGCACTCCGGCCCCACCATTGTAGTCCACATACTCCTGCAGACAGAACACCAAGTaccatcagcacacacacacaaactgttctCCAGATAACAACTTGCTCATATTTCTCAGTAACTGAAtggattaaaatacaaaattaattcTACAGCCTTCATTTAATTCAAATCAAGGCTGTAGTTTCACTGACAGGGCACTGGGCTCAGCAATGCCTCTGGCCTGAATAAAATTCAAAGGTTTCTGATTGCCCAGAGCCACACCTGGATCTGGGATTTCTTCTTCCCCTGGGCCGGCTCATTAATGGGCATCTTGATAGTTTCCTCGTAGTTGGTGACCACAATGGACCTCAGggagctgtactgtgtgtggagtTGGGTGTCATCTATCGACCAGAAGCGGTGGAACAACAGGCACTTCTGATACCTGGAGGAATGAAGAGACCAATGGAATGGCAGCCTtgtttttgagagcatttgGGCCCACCTTTCACTTCTGTCTGTCTCATGTCCTGTTACTAATAGAGCTAATGGTGTTGTTGAAGTGGAGGCTACCAGCTTGCTGGAAGCTGTTGTCCATATTCACAATAGCACAAACAGGACCAGCTGGGACTCACACAGGTATTTATGTTTGCAATGTATTAACACATGATGTGTAACCCCTGTAGCACAATTTGGAAGATAGACCTAAGAAATATAGCAGAATCTGGCTCTTTCTGTTGTAATCTTTATGCTGGGAGAGGCAGATTTATATGAACCCAGCATTGTTTGCTGGGaaaatacagtggcttcagaaagtattcagaagCTTTCACTTTCTGCattctttattgtgttgtagatttaattttaaatggatacaatCGGACATAAAATAGCCATTTCTGCCCATCAAGTGAAAActtcataaaatgtattgaaaatctaaaactgaaatctctcatttacataagtattcaagtcctttgctgtggcactccaaattgtggtcaggagCATccgtttgctttaattatccttgagatgcaactagaacttgattggagtccacctgtcgcaaattgaattgattggacatagttcagaaaggcacacacccaGCCCCGTGGTCACGCACGGTTGAGGCATCGGACTTTAATGCAGATATCGgtttgatgcagttgcacactgcaGACCGGGGTTCATGCCCTGGTCCTGCCAAATATGAGTATGGCCGGCACATGAGGGAGTGACATAATTGGGCCATCGCTTCATTGCTCTTCATCGCCACATACAAGCGCCCCTGATCGCCCCGGAATCACGGTCCAGGGTTTCAGacgatgcattacattacattattggcatttggcagacactcctatccagagcgacgtacagttgagtagactccctctcctctgtcctgatcctccttgacctctctgcagccttcgacacggtcaaccactccatcctcctatcctccctggcatctacagggatctgtggcacagtctTAGACTGGACTAAATCTTCCagggctggaagagtgtcaacccctcacccccttgttacaggagtcccccagggctcagtcctcggccccctcctcttctccatttataccagatcccttggccctgttatctctgctcatggcatctcatatcattgttatgccggtgacacccaactctttgctttgagtgttcccagcacagtggcctcaataattgtttATTGGAacttcctagagttggctgtctggccaaactgagtaaccaaGCTAGAAGGGACTTGGTCAGGGAGATGACCAAGAACA contains:
- the hpda gene encoding 4-hydroxyphenylpyruvate dioxygenase isoform X3, which gives rise to MTVGLEWLGRKKHEIFFAFESALNPGNEEIGEHLMKHGDAVKDIAFQVEDCDFLVQKAKERGAVIVKEPWVEQDGFGKVKFAVVKTYGDTTHTFIEYLGPYKGLFLPGYKEPLFKDPSLSKLPPSCLRFIDHIVGNQPDNKMEPVSDWYQKCLLFHRFWSIDDTQLHTQYSSLRSIVVTNYEETIKMPINEPAQGKKKSQIQEYVDYNGGAGVQHIALNTSDIIKAVINLKNRGMEFLAAPDSYYSSLREKLKTAKIKVKEDINKLQELKILVDFDDKGYLLQIFTKPVQDRPTLFLEVIQRHNHFGFGAGNFQSLFEAIEKDQDARGNLTVLTPDAQPKAFY
- the hpda gene encoding 4-hydroxyphenylpyruvate dioxygenase isoform X2; this translates as MGFEPLAYKGLETGCREVVCHVLRQDKIFFAFESALNPGNEEIGEHLMKHGDAVKDIAFQVEDCDFLVQKAKERGAVIVKEPWVEQDGFGKVKFAVVKTYGDTTHTFIEYLGPYKGLFLPGYKEPLFKDPSLSKLPPSCLRFIDHIVGNQPDNKMEPVSDWYQKCLLFHRFWSIDDTQLHTQYSSLRSIVVTNYEETIKMPINEPAQGKKKSQIQEYVDYNGGAGVQHIALNTSDIIKAVINLKNRGMEFLAAPDSYYSSLREKLKTAKIKVKEDINKLQELKILVDFDDKGYLLQIFTKPVQDRPTLFLEVIQRHNHFGFGAGNFQSLFEAIEKDQDARGNLTVLTPDAQPKAFY